One window from the genome of Alnus glutinosa chromosome 13, dhAlnGlut1.1, whole genome shotgun sequence encodes:
- the LOC133854518 gene encoding small heat shock protein, chloroplastic produces MASSFVLRRVTVPTLLARLVNPIRSASVAPSLSRSFNTNAQVSGFDEDDRAVDVDRRSDRSVSYGRGPGFFSDVLDPFSPTRSLSQVLNLMEQLMENPFVAASQGLGAGPRRGFDVKEDDNALYIRMDMPGVGKENVKVSVEQNTLIIKGEAEKESEEGEESGRRYSSRLDLPPSLYKLDSVRAEMKNGVLKVLVPKVKEEERKNVLQVKVD; encoded by the exons ATGGCATCGTCTTTTGTTCTCAGAAGGGTCACCGTCCCAACCCTCCTCGCCAGGCTCGTCAACCCAATCCGCTCTGCTTCCGTTGCTCCCTCTCTTTCTCGTTCCTTCAACACCAATGCCCAGGTCTCCGGCTTCGACGAGGACGACCGGGCCGTTGATGTCGACCGCCGCTCCGACCGCTCCGTCTCTTACGGCCGTGGCCCCGGCTTCTTCTCTG ATGTGTTGGACCCATTCTCTCCAACAAGGAGCTTGAGCCAAGTTCTGAACCTAATGGAGCAGTTGATGGAGAACCCATTTGTGGCAGCGTCACAAGGCTTGGGAGCCGGGCCGAGGCGAGGCTTTGACGTGAAGGAGGACGACAACGCTCTGTACATTCGAATGGACATGCCCGGGGTGGGGAAAGAAAACGTGAAGGTGTCGGTGGAGCAGAACACTCTGATTATTAAAGGTGAGGCGGAGAAGGAATCGGAGGAGGGTGAGGAAAGCGGGAGAAGATACTCTAGCAGGCTCGATTTGCCTCCGAGCCTGTACAAGCTCGACTCCGTGAGGGCGGAGATGAAGAATGGGGTTCTGAAGGTGTTGGTGCCAAAAGTGAAGGAGGAGGAGAGGAAGAATGTGCTGCAAGTGAAGGTTGACTGA